The segment TACCTGCACCAGCTCGACCGGGTACAGGGCGCCGCCCATTTCGAAGTGGACGACGCAAGGGCGCTCGCCCTGATGGACGACCTGCGCGGCGGCCTTCCCGGCTATCTGGTGCCGCGACTGGTTCGCGAGGTGCCCGGCGCACCCTCGAAGCTTCCATTGTGAGCACCCGGTCGCCACACCATGGCCTCGTCCCGCTGGCGGCCACTGCGGGAATCCGTTACAACCGTGGGGAGTGCGCCAGGATTGGCGCGCGTCGGTCGCAGCCGGCCGGCGCCTCCCCGAACCGACCGATGTGTCCATGAAAAAAGATTCCGTGATCAAGATCCTGTTCGTCGAGGCCTCGGTGGAGGACGCCGAACAGATCATCAGTCTGCTCCGCAATGGCGGCATCGCCGTGCGACCGGCGCGAGCGACCAACCCGGAGGAAATCCAGGCTGCGCTGGACGAACTGATCCCGGACATCGTGCTGTACGACCCGGCGCCGGCAAAGCTGCCGCTGCGCGACGTGGCACAGCAACTGGAGGCACATGGCCGCGACCTGTCGCTGGTCGTGCTGGTGGCCCAGGTGGACAACCAGACGGTCGCCGACCTGTTCAACACCGGCGTGCGCGGCATCGCCATCCGCAGCCAGCCGCGGCAGATGATGACCGTCCTGCAACGCGAGCACGAGGCGCTGCAGACACGCCGCCAGGTGCGCCTGCTGGAGGCCGCGCTCCGGGAATCCGAGCGTCGCGCCGACGCCCTGCTCGACTCGTCGACGGACCCCATCGCCTTCGTTCACGACGGCATGCACGTACGCGCCAACAAGGCGTACCTGGAAACCTTCGGCTACGACGATTTCGACGACCTGCTCTGCCTGCCGGTACTCGACCTGATCAGCAGCGCCGACGCCGAGCCTTTCAAGAACCTGCTGCGCAGCCACGCCCGCAACGAAAAGGCCGCGGCGCACATCGATCTTCAGGCGCGTCGCTCCGACGGCAGCAACTTCCAGGCGACGGTCGAGTTCGCCCACGCCACGTTCGAGGGCGAGCCCTGCCTGCAGATCGTGTTCCGACGCCAGCAGATCGATCCGCAGCTGATCCAGCAGCTGCATCGCGACCCGGTCACCGGTCTGTACAACCGTGCACGCACGCTGGAGAGCATCGACGATGCGGTCGCCGCCGCCGCCAAGGGCACCAAGGGGCAGAGCCTGCTGCTGATCGAGCCGGACAACTGGCAGTCGCTGCTCGACAGCGTGGGCATGGGCAAGGCCGACGAGCTGATGGCGGCCTTCGCCAATCGCGTCACCGTCAGCGTCGGCGACGACGATGTGGCCGGCCTGCTGTCCGAGCACACCATCGGCGTGATCCTGCGCAACCGCAATGACGAATCGGTCAAGCAGTGGATCAGCGACCTGCAGGCGCGTATCGCCAGCGAGATCTTCGACCTCGGCTCGCAGTCGATCGCGGTCTCCGCCAGCGTCGGCGGAAGCCTGCTCGGCGAGAAGAACGCGAACGCCGAGCTGCTGCTCAACCAGGCCGGACAGGCACTGCGCAACGCGCTCAGCCAGGGCGGCGGCAAGGTCGAGCTGCACGATCCGGCCGCCCGCGAAAAGGCCGACGCCGAGCGCGATCGCTACTGGCTGCAGTTGCTCCAGCACGCCCTCGCCAACAACGGCTTCGTGCTCTACCACCAGCACACCATCAGCCTGCAGGACGCCGAGGGCGAGTATTCGGAAATCCTGTTGCGCATGAACGGACCGCAGGGCGAGGTCCTGCCCGGCTTCTTCATGCCGATCGCGGAAAAGCACGGCCTGACCACTTCGATCGACCGCTGGGTCCTGGCCAAGGCCATCGAGACGCTGCGCGCCCGCGACGGCCAAGGCATCAAGACCACGTTCTTCGTGAAACTCACCGCCGACTCCATCCAGGACGGCACCCTGCTGGCCTGGCTTGGCGAACAGCTGCGCAAGGCCGGCCTCAAGAACGGCCAGATCGTGCTCGAGATGACCGAGAGCAAGGTGGTGACGCTGCTGCGCCCGGCACAGGAATTCGTCACCGGCTGGAAGAAACTCGGGGGTCGCTTCGCACTGGAGCAGTTCGGCTCCGGGCTCAACTCGTTCCAGTTGCTCAACCACGTCGACGCGGATTACCTGAAGATCGACCGGTCCTACATGGCACAGCTGCCCCAGCACCCGGAAAACCAGAAAAAGATCGCCGAGATCTGCCACCACGCGCGCGAGCTCAAGCGGTTCACCGTCGCCGAGTGGGTGGAGGACGCCAGCAGCACTTCGCTGTTGTTCGCCTGCGGCGTGGACTTCGTGCAGGGCAACTTCCTGCAGGAACCGCAACGCCTGGTCGACTGAAGCCCTCCGGCCCCGGCGCCTTTCGGAACACACGAAAAAGCCGCGGAGGCATGCCTCCGCGGCTTTTCGTCTCGCCCTGCGTGAGCGGTCTTACTCGGCGGACTTCGCGGCCTTCGCAGCGGCAGCCGCGGCGATGTCTTCCTTGATGCGCGCAGCCTTGCCCTCGAGATTGCGCAGATAGTAGAGCTTGGCGCCACGCACCTTGCCC is part of the Dyella thiooxydans genome and harbors:
- a CDS encoding GGDEF/EAL domain-containing response regulator; this translates as MKKDSVIKILFVEASVEDAEQIISLLRNGGIAVRPARATNPEEIQAALDELIPDIVLYDPAPAKLPLRDVAQQLEAHGRDLSLVVLVAQVDNQTVADLFNTGVRGIAIRSQPRQMMTVLQREHEALQTRRQVRLLEAALRESERRADALLDSSTDPIAFVHDGMHVRANKAYLETFGYDDFDDLLCLPVLDLISSADAEPFKNLLRSHARNEKAAAHIDLQARRSDGSNFQATVEFAHATFEGEPCLQIVFRRQQIDPQLIQQLHRDPVTGLYNRARTLESIDDAVAAAAKGTKGQSLLLIEPDNWQSLLDSVGMGKADELMAAFANRVTVSVGDDDVAGLLSEHTIGVILRNRNDESVKQWISDLQARIASEIFDLGSQSIAVSASVGGSLLGEKNANAELLLNQAGQALRNALSQGGGKVELHDPAAREKADAERDRYWLQLLQHALANNGFVLYHQHTISLQDAEGEYSEILLRMNGPQGEVLPGFFMPIAEKHGLTTSIDRWVLAKAIETLRARDGQGIKTTFFVKLTADSIQDGTLLAWLGEQLRKAGLKNGQIVLEMTESKVVTLLRPAQEFVTGWKKLGGRFALEQFGSGLNSFQLLNHVDADYLKIDRSYMAQLPQHPENQKKIAEICHHARELKRFTVAEWVEDASSTSLLFACGVDFVQGNFLQEPQRLVD